GCTCTCGACCGTGCGCCTTACCGAAGTTGACGTATTGGCGCGGCCCAATGCGAAGAACCAGAGGGCGGCGTTGGCCCATCTGATCGATCGGCTTCAGACGGAGATCGCGGAATTGTCGAAGCTTTTGACGTTGACTTATCTGAGCCATGCGCGGGCGTCGCGCCATCTGAGCGATCTGGGCGTGGAGCGTCCGTCATGATGTACCGCATCACGCACAAGACGGTGTACGACTATTCGGAGCCGGCGCTGAACTGTCAGAACAAGGTGCATCTGACGCCGCGCGATCTGCCGTATCAGCGGCGGCACCGGCACGCCTTGAACATCCGACCGACGCCCGAATCGATGTCGCCCTTCACCGACTTTTTCGGCAACGCCGCCGTATCGTTCAACATCGATCAGCCGCATGACATGCTCGTGATTCAAAGCGTCAGCCGCATCGAAGTGCTCGATCGGCCGACGCCCCCGCTGGGCGACTCGCTGCCGTGGGAGGAGGCGGCGAAGATCATCGCCAAGGCCGATTCGCCCGAGTGCATCGACGCGTATCAGTACGTGTTCCCCTCGCGTTACGCCTACCGCAACGACAAGCTCGCGGCATTCGGGCGCGTGTCGTTCACACCCGGTCGCCCGCTGCTACAGGGCGCGATGGACCTGACCAAACGGATTCACCGCGAGTTCAAGTATGCGCCCAAGGCAACGTCGCTCACCACCTCGATCGACGAGATTCTCGAAGCGCATCACGGCGTCTGTCAGGACTTCGCGCATCTTCAGATCGGCGTGATGCGATCGCTGGGACTCGCGGCCCGATACGTCAGCGGGTATCTGCGGACCGACCCCCCGCCGGGCAAGCCGCGGCTCGTCGGGGCGGATGCGTCGCATGCGTGGGTCGATGTGTTCTGCCCGAAGTTCGGATGGGTCTCATTGGACCCGACGAATGCGTGCCTGGCGTCGGACCGGCACATCGTGCTGGCCTGGGGCCGGGACTACGGGGACGTGAGCCCGATCAAGGGCGTCGCCCTCGGCGGCGGGGAGCACGAGCTGACCGTCACCGTCGACGCCGTCCCGATCTGAAAATTCTAAAATAATCGTAATACCATTCACCGCATGACGTTGCGTGTATTTTCAGCATTGCACATCCGCGACATTTTCTGTAAAAACATGACAGGTTTTCCGGCGCTGAACGCATTGAAGGGCAGTGCGAGGTGTTGTTGGGTTGGGCCATGAGGCGGCGCGGCGAGTGAGCAGGTCGATGCAGAACGCTTTTGCAAACAATCCCGAAGCATGGGAGCGGTTCACCCGGTTGTGGGTCACGGCCCAGCCGGCGCTGAGCACGTTCATCTCCACCGTCGTCGTCAATGCGGCCGACGCGGAGGACGTGCTACAGAACGTCGCGCTGACGGCGGCGCGCGACTTTGAAAGCTACGACCCGAGTCGACCGTTTCTGCCATGGGCCATGACCATCGCGCGCCATCGCGTCATCGATCATCATCGCCAGCGCAGCCGGCAGGGTTCGAGCTTGAGCCCGCAGACCGTCGAGCAACTCGCATCGGTGTGCGAACAGACGCTGTCGGCCGGCGATGAGCACGCCCGCATGCAGGCGCTGCGCGTTTGCATGAACACGCTGCCGGACAAACAGCGGCGCATGCTCAGCATGCGCTATCACGAAGACTGGTCCGGGGCGAAGATCGCGCAGGCGATGGGCATGTCCGTCAATGCGGTGTTCCTGATGCTCTCGCGTCTGCGCTCGCAGCTTGCCGAGTGCATCGACCGGCGTCTTCGCAAGATCGGAGACGCCTGATGCGCTTCGATGCACAGATCGGCTCCATGCTCAGCGCGTATCTGGAAGGGTCGCTCGAAGCCGACCAGTTCGGGCCGTTCGAGTCATGGCTCAACGCCGACCGCGATCACGCCGCCCTGCTCATTGAGCAGACGCAGCTTGCCCGCCTGCTGCGTCAGACCCTGCACGATGCCGCCTTCGCCGACGCTCCCGTCGCGATACCCGCCAAGGTTCATGGGGATAGGGCCGTCGCACGTTCGCCTCGCTGGCGCTTCGTCGCCGGCGCGATCGCCGCGGCGATGGCGATCGTCGCGCTGGGATGGGCGACACGATTCATGGCCCCCGCCACGGATCCGCCCAAGCCGCCGAGCGGCGCGGCGGCGCCCGTCGCGGTCCTGCTCGGAGCTGAGAACGTCGTCTGGGACTCGGAGCATCGCAACATCGGCGAGACCCTCGCCAAGCAGACGCTTCGCATCGCCTCCGGCTCGATGAACCTTCAGCTTTGGAGCGGCGCGACGGTCATGTTGCAAGGCCCCGCCGAATTCGCCATCGATGGGCCCGCCGAGTCGCATCTGACCTACGGCCGCGTGCTCATCGAAGCCGGCGCGCACGCCGCCGGGTTCACCGTGCATACGCCGCATTTCGATGTCGTCGACCTCGGCACCGCGTTCACCATCGACGTCGATCGCGAAGGCGAAGGGCATGTGTCGGTGCTTCAGGGTGTCGTCGAAGTTTACAGCCGCGATGACGTGCGCCGGCTTCGCGCCAACGAGCAGGTGCAGTTCACGCGTGGGGCCGGCTTGTCCATGCCGCAGCGGACGCGAGCCGACGTTTCGGCGGACGCCGCCGACTACCCGCCGGTGCAGAGCGCCGCGGCCGTGGCGATCGACAAGCTTTTTCTGCTGTCGAAGGATCGCCCGCGTGCGCCCGGCTCGGATCTGCGCAGCATGTTCACGCAGACGCTGAGCGTCGATCCGCAGCGCCGCCTCGCCTACGTGCAGTTCGTGCTCAAGGGCGTCGGCGACGTCGCCGACGACGCCGAGTTCGGCATCTACGCCCTGACGCTCACCAATCCGTTGGGCATCGCGCAGTCGATCCCGCTGATCGGCCGATTCAATCGCGACACGATCGTGATGGACGCCGACTCGGCCGCCGACGCCGGCTGGCGCCATCGCAATGAATGGTTTACGGCCGCGAGCTTCCCGGCGCGACTCTTCACCGTGCATGAACCGACCGAACTGGTGACGGATGATCACGCCCGATACGCGCTCGCGCCGATCGGCGCGAACAAATCGCTCGATGCCTGGGTCATGAACGTCGGCACGGATGAGACGCTCGAAGTGGAGCCCGGGCGATATGTGCGTCTGTCCGTGCTGTATTCAGCCGTCGGCTTCAACCCGATCCAGGGCAAGCCCGACGATGCCCGCATCATCC
This window of the Planctomycetota bacterium genome carries:
- a CDS encoding sigma-70 family RNA polymerase sigma factor, which produces MQNAFANNPEAWERFTRLWVTAQPALSTFISTVVVNAADAEDVLQNVALTAARDFESYDPSRPFLPWAMTIARHRVIDHHRQRSRQGSSLSPQTVEQLASVCEQTLSAGDEHARMQALRVCMNTLPDKQRRMLSMRYHEDWSGAKIAQAMGMSVNAVFLMLSRLRSQLAECIDRRLRKIGDA
- a CDS encoding transglutaminase family protein → MMYRITHKTVYDYSEPALNCQNKVHLTPRDLPYQRRHRHALNIRPTPESMSPFTDFFGNAAVSFNIDQPHDMLVIQSVSRIEVLDRPTPPLGDSLPWEEAAKIIAKADSPECIDAYQYVFPSRYAYRNDKLAAFGRVSFTPGRPLLQGAMDLTKRIHREFKYAPKATSLTTSIDEILEAHHGVCQDFAHLQIGVMRSLGLAARYVSGYLRTDPPPGKPRLVGADASHAWVDVFCPKFGWVSLDPTNACLASDRHIVLAWGRDYGDVSPIKGVALGGGEHELTVTVDAVPI